In Haloarcula salinisoli, one genomic interval encodes:
- a CDS encoding ABC transporter ATP-binding protein, which translates to MVAIETTDLTRRFGEVTALSGLTLSVDEGALFGLLGPNGSGKTTTIELLTGQREPSGGSATVVGHDPVTEPMAVKRAIGILPEREDPPSFLTPREYLTFVGEVRDLGSEAQSASEDVSGQRPRTIDDRIETWAERLEFAGVLDALSTGLSEGERQRVMLAAAFLHDPDLVFIDEPLVNLDPIMQEQVKAVLSDYCERGNTLFLSTHYVDVAAELCTHVGIVEDGELVAECDPREMSEDELLEYFIAEVGGERRGSGVAVQP; encoded by the coding sequence ATGGTAGCTATCGAGACGACGGACCTGACACGCCGCTTCGGCGAGGTGACGGCGCTGTCAGGGCTCACTCTCTCCGTGGACGAGGGCGCCCTCTTCGGGCTGTTGGGCCCCAACGGCTCCGGGAAGACGACGACCATCGAACTGCTGACCGGGCAGCGCGAGCCCTCCGGTGGTTCGGCCACCGTCGTCGGCCACGACCCGGTCACGGAGCCGATGGCAGTCAAGCGAGCTATCGGCATCCTGCCCGAGCGGGAGGACCCCCCGAGCTTTCTGACGCCCAGGGAGTATCTCACCTTCGTCGGCGAGGTACGCGACCTGGGTAGCGAGGCACAGAGCGCCTCGGAAGACGTGAGCGGGCAGCGCCCGCGAACCATCGACGACCGCATCGAGACGTGGGCCGAGCGCCTGGAGTTTGCGGGCGTACTGGACGCCCTGTCGACGGGACTGTCGGAGGGGGAGCGCCAGCGGGTGATGCTCGCCGCCGCGTTCCTGCACGACCCCGACCTCGTGTTCATCGACGAGCCGCTCGTGAACCTAGACCCCATCATGCAGGAGCAGGTCAAGGCAGTGCTTTCGGACTACTGCGAGCGAGGGAACACGCTCTTTCTCTCGACACATTACGTCGACGTGGCCGCCGAGCTCTGTACGCACGTCGGCATCGTCGAGGACGGCGAACTGGTCGCCGAGTGTGACCCCCGCGAGATGAGCGAGGACGAGCTGCTGGAGTACTTCATCGCCGAGGTCGGCGGGGAGCGCCGCGGAAGCGGGGTGGCGGTACAGCCATGA
- a CDS encoding DUF998 domain-containing protein: MDELTRAGRLAGVAAVCIAAIGIAGAALASPTFAVTGNALSDLGQPGDPVATPVTTLLFDGGLVLAGVVGLPFAVVLWRRSETRLGQAAVVPFSVALLGMVGVGLFPAGRPLHLPAALTLYLASMVAMAVDGAGTALAGGRRRAAVTSSLVAVHVAGWWWWAASGPVLRPGLAIPELLGAGVFAAWVVLIASDRRGPA, translated from the coding sequence ATGGACGAACTGACGCGAGCGGGGCGTCTCGCCGGCGTGGCCGCTGTCTGCATCGCAGCAATCGGCATCGCCGGCGCGGCCCTCGCCTCGCCCACCTTCGCAGTCACCGGGAACGCTCTCTCTGACCTCGGGCAGCCGGGCGACCCGGTCGCGACGCCGGTGACGACGCTGCTGTTCGACGGCGGGCTGGTCCTCGCGGGTGTGGTCGGGCTCCCCTTCGCCGTCGTCCTCTGGCGACGGAGCGAGACCCGACTCGGGCAGGCGGCCGTCGTCCCCTTTAGCGTTGCACTGCTCGGGATGGTCGGCGTCGGCCTCTTTCCAGCTGGGCGGCCGCTCCACCTCCCGGCCGCGTTAACGCTGTATCTCGCCTCGATGGTCGCGATGGCGGTCGACGGCGCCGGCACCGCGCTGGCCGGCGGGCGACGGCGCGCCGCGGTGACGAGCTCGCTCGTCGCCGTCCACGTCGCCGGCTGGTGGTGGTGGGCCGCCAGCGGCCCCGTGTTGCGCCCCGGACTGGCTATCCCGGAGCTGCTCGGCGCAGGGGTCTTCGCCGCGTGGGTGGTCCTGATAGCGTCGGACCGACGGGGCCCGGCGTGA
- a CDS encoding DUF2071 domain-containing protein, which yields MSRKPLTVRVEDVCFSHWPVDPGALERAIPNWLSVERAADDAWITAIHHTVAGVSAFDIDLGNPAQSVTVRTYVTGPDGQRGLYFFAAFTTDPIASVAGPLLRLNYRDGEVTRRDADGEGRTERTLDVDGRRALTVRYTPGEEPASTAPPDSLPAFFVERFRVFGDGPLGTKFVGHVGHDPWELGPVEATVEGDLLSVLSLPEPVGDPLVHYSPGNELGVSPFKPLWLD from the coding sequence ATGTCGAGGAAGCCGCTGACCGTCCGCGTCGAAGACGTCTGCTTCTCTCACTGGCCCGTCGACCCGGGCGCGCTGGAGCGGGCGATACCGAACTGGCTCAGCGTCGAGCGAGCGGCCGACGACGCCTGGATAACCGCCATCCACCACACTGTCGCCGGCGTCTCGGCGTTCGATATCGACCTGGGGAATCCGGCTCAGTCGGTCACGGTCCGGACGTACGTCACGGGCCCCGATGGCCAGCGCGGGCTGTACTTCTTCGCTGCCTTCACCACGGACCCGATAGCCAGCGTCGCCGGTCCACTCCTCCGGCTGAACTACCGCGACGGGGAGGTCACTCGCCGTGACGCCGACGGGGAGGGCCGGACCGAGCGGACGCTGGACGTCGACGGTCGGCGTGCGCTGACGGTCCGGTACACGCCGGGCGAGGAGCCCGCGTCGACGGCGCCGCCGGACTCGCTACCCGCGTTCTTCGTCGAGCGGTTCCGCGTCTTCGGTGACGGGCCCCTGGGGACGAAGTTCGTGGGTCACGTCGGCCACGACCCCTGGGAACTCGGGCCAGTCGAGGCGACGGTCGAGGGGGACCTGCTGTCGGTACTGTCCCTGCCCGAGCCGGTCGGTGACCCGCTGGTCCACTACAGCCCCGGCAACGAACTCGGCGTCTCGCCGTTCAAACCACTCTGGCTGGATTGA
- a CDS encoding RPA12/RPB9/RPC11 RNA polymerase family protein, translating into MKFCDDCGSLMHTEGDTWVCRSCENEEQRDSQAEAAMATQDGQRDDGAPEVADATQDSSETMEETCPAGDCDSDEAYYEMMPKPGGSYEVRLFTCVECGHKWRET; encoded by the coding sequence ATGAAGTTCTGTGACGACTGCGGTTCGCTGATGCACACGGAAGGCGACACGTGGGTGTGTCGCTCCTGTGAGAACGAAGAGCAGCGAGACTCGCAGGCCGAGGCGGCGATGGCGACCCAGGATGGACAGCGAGACGACGGGGCACCCGAGGTGGCCGATGCGACCCAGGACTCCTCCGAGACGATGGAAGAAACCTGTCCGGCCGGGGACTGCGACAGCGACGAGGCCTACTACGAGATGATGCCAAAGCCGGGTGGCTCCTACGAGGTTCGGCTGTTCACCTGCGTCGAATGCGGCCACAAGTGGCGCGAGACCTGA
- a CDS encoding YqjF family protein: MDLLGMTWRDVGFLHWPAEPSVVAATLPDGLTVDSKDGQAWLGVVPFEMADIRPLGSPIGRSFGELNLRTYVTDGETPGVYFYNLDADDRVSVALARRLFELPYYGASMELGRTGDGVRFQSRRTDDRAQRADFDATYGPADGAETHEPTPRSLESFLVSRYRFYVADDAGTIYYADIDHDPWPLLDGTAEIRANDLFAANGFDHPLGDPVVYYSPGIDVTAGRLRRL; encoded by the coding sequence ATGGACCTCCTGGGGATGACCTGGCGGGACGTGGGCTTCCTGCACTGGCCGGCCGAGCCGAGCGTCGTCGCGGCGACGCTGCCCGACGGGCTGACCGTCGATAGCAAGGACGGCCAGGCATGGCTCGGCGTCGTCCCCTTCGAGATGGCCGACATCCGGCCCCTCGGGAGTCCCATCGGTCGCTCTTTCGGCGAGTTGAACCTCCGGACCTACGTCACTGACGGCGAAACACCCGGCGTCTACTTCTACAATCTCGACGCCGACGACCGCGTAAGCGTCGCCCTCGCCCGACGGCTGTTCGAGTTGCCCTACTACGGCGCGTCGATGGAGTTGGGCCGGACCGGCGACGGTGTCCGGTTCCAGAGCCGGCGGACCGACGACCGCGCGCAGCGGGCCGACTTCGACGCGACCTACGGCCCCGCTGACGGTGCGGAGACCCACGAGCCGACGCCCCGGTCGCTGGAATCCTTTCTGGTCTCCCGGTATCGGTTCTACGTCGCCGACGATGCGGGGACCATCTACTACGCCGACATCGACCACGACCCGTGGCCGCTGCTGGATGGAACCGCGGAGATTCGGGCGAACGACCTCTTCGCAGCCAACGGGTTCGACCACCCGCTGGGCGACCCGGTGGTGTACTACAGCCCCGGCATCGACGTGACTGCGGGTCGGTTGCGGCGGCTGTGA
- a CDS encoding macro domain-containing protein: MEFDVIQGDIAAQSADALVNAANTSLRMGSGVAGALKRAAGSGIDDEAVAKGPVELGGVATTDAYQLDADYVVHAAAMPAGGQATAESIRDATRNALAEADALDCDSVVLPALGCGIAGFDFDEGVRIICEEIAAFEPDSLSEVELIAYDDDEFERMRQVAGEVRA, from the coding sequence ATGGAGTTCGACGTCATTCAGGGCGATATCGCGGCCCAGTCGGCCGACGCGCTGGTCAACGCGGCGAACACCAGCCTCCGGATGGGGTCCGGCGTCGCCGGGGCGCTCAAGCGGGCGGCTGGGTCCGGCATCGACGACGAGGCCGTCGCCAAGGGACCGGTCGAGCTCGGCGGCGTCGCGACGACGGACGCCTACCAGCTGGACGCCGACTACGTCGTCCACGCCGCGGCGATGCCCGCAGGCGGCCAGGCGACGGCCGAGAGCATCCGCGACGCGACTCGGAACGCGCTGGCCGAGGCCGACGCGCTCGACTGTGACTCGGTGGTCCTGCCGGCGCTGGGCTGTGGTATCGCCGGCTTCGACTTCGACGAGGGTGTGCGCATCATCTGTGAGGAGATCGCGGCCTTCGAGCCCGATTCGCTCTCGGAGGTCGAACTCATCGCGTACGACGACGACGAGTTCGAACGGATGCGACAGGTAGCCGGGGAGGTACGGGCGTGA
- a CDS encoding DUF2225 domain-containing protein: MSDGDGPPDSTGGSDATSGPAEPVICPVCGTDFETVSVHDEGLMVNMRDNDRYQRVCLEPVSDDGTALIRFFHHTHEQTGTDQPGTAGGRIP; the protein is encoded by the coding sequence GTGAGCGACGGGGACGGCCCACCGGACAGCACTGGCGGTTCCGACGCGACCAGCGGCCCGGCGGAGCCGGTCATCTGCCCGGTCTGTGGGACCGACTTCGAGACGGTGTCGGTCCACGACGAGGGGCTGATGGTGAACATGCGCGACAACGACCGCTACCAGCGGGTCTGTCTGGAGCCGGTCAGCGACGATGGGACGGCGCTCATCCGCTTTTTCCACCACACACACGAGCAGACCGGCACCGACCAGCCGGGCACTGCGGGAGGGCGGATTCCGTGA
- a CDS encoding DUF7522 family protein: MYEVPFQTDIETTFADSVVSAARTSLGDTLRSVVYFTPGAMDVLYVRQDLYESRQRAVEAKARLVEFERVGFAEAPVRTALSPPTAEDGIGAYDFTVRVHGEGFVVRVLADDDGVLLTTDDMDVEAFEEAAVAIRRFLNEP; encoded by the coding sequence ATGTACGAAGTCCCGTTCCAGACAGATATCGAGACGACGTTCGCCGACAGCGTCGTCAGTGCCGCCCGGACGAGTCTCGGGGACACGCTCCGGAGCGTGGTCTACTTCACTCCCGGAGCGATGGACGTACTCTACGTCCGGCAGGACCTCTACGAGTCGCGACAGCGAGCCGTCGAGGCCAAGGCCCGGCTCGTGGAGTTCGAGCGCGTCGGATTCGCGGAAGCGCCGGTCCGGACGGCGCTCTCGCCGCCGACCGCCGAGGACGGTATCGGCGCGTACGACTTCACCGTCCGCGTCCACGGCGAGGGGTTCGTCGTCCGGGTGCTGGCTGATGACGACGGCGTCCTCCTGACGACCGACGACATGGACGTCGAGGCCTTCGAGGAGGCGGCCGTCGCAATCAGGCGGTTCCTCAACGAGCCCTAA
- a CDS encoding ABC transporter permease, which produces MPDDRPWYRDPRIVVARRDVRSLSREKTIVLALLIQLFVAGFSSFLVVGLTSLYDPGSVSTGEVEMAVTGDAQDELEEAAAEHDSVEIQAYNNSRDAQRAFEERRVDALLNASYVESSAGPGKKISVTARIPEGSIRSTLIVVNVRRVLETLERQERFDRAGSLDEDPVPLPPQVPASPYFGFTYTVLIPLLLFLPAFISGSVAVDTITEEMERGTLELLRVAPVSLLDIVDGKALGMALLAPAQSLLWILLLSVNGIRVANVSVILLFVTAVAALVVTIGVVLGVATGKRRPAQLLYSVLTLVAFGAAVVLPEHPATTVAKLAVDSPTLSTYATVFGTLAVAILAYAAARKYVGSVDASAF; this is translated from the coding sequence TTGCCTGACGACCGCCCCTGGTATCGGGACCCGCGAATCGTAGTCGCCCGCCGGGACGTCCGCTCGCTCTCTCGCGAGAAGACCATCGTGCTGGCCCTGCTCATCCAGCTGTTCGTGGCCGGCTTCTCGTCGTTCCTGGTGGTCGGACTCACGTCGCTGTACGACCCCGGCTCCGTCTCGACCGGCGAGGTCGAGATGGCCGTCACCGGCGATGCCCAGGACGAACTAGAGGAAGCGGCCGCCGAACACGACAGCGTGGAGATACAGGCGTACAACAACAGCCGGGACGCCCAGCGGGCCTTCGAGGAGCGCCGCGTCGACGCCCTGCTGAACGCCAGTTACGTCGAGTCGAGTGCCGGGCCCGGAAAGAAGATATCCGTCACGGCTCGCATCCCCGAGGGGTCGATTCGCTCGACGCTCATCGTCGTCAACGTCCGCCGGGTGCTGGAGACCCTGGAGCGCCAGGAGCGGTTCGATCGGGCCGGCTCGCTGGACGAGGACCCGGTGCCCCTGCCGCCCCAGGTCCCTGCCAGCCCGTACTTCGGCTTCACCTACACGGTGTTGATTCCGCTACTGCTCTTCCTGCCGGCGTTCATCAGCGGGTCGGTGGCCGTCGACACCATCACCGAGGAGATGGAACGCGGGACCCTGGAACTGTTGCGCGTCGCGCCCGTCTCCTTGCTCGACATCGTCGACGGGAAGGCCCTGGGGATGGCGCTGCTGGCGCCCGCCCAGTCGCTGCTGTGGATACTGTTGCTGTCGGTCAACGGTATCCGCGTGGCGAACGTCTCGGTCATACTGCTCTTTGTCACGGCGGTCGCTGCGCTGGTCGTCACCATCGGCGTCGTGCTGGGGGTCGCAACCGGGAAACGACGGCCTGCACAGCTGCTGTACTCCGTGCTGACGCTCGTGGCGTTCGGTGCGGCGGTGGTGTTGCCCGAACACCCGGCGACGACGGTCGCAAAGCTCGCCGTCGACAGCCCGACGTTGTCGACCTACGCGACGGTCTTCGGGACCCTCGCAGTGGCTATCCTGGCCTACGCGGCGGCCAGGAAGTACGTCGGCAGCGTCGACGCCAGCGCGTTCTGA
- a CDS encoding PrsW family intramembrane metalloprotease — MRPAKLLRVAKWEVTKNAGGVDRKTIVVMVLAILAMGSVAAVAASGSGPGLNADIYRVGVEESNPYYDVASEDPSFRVQEPDQEAFERRDQDLTFYGSNRLTRPQTEKQAAALEALRSSTEAYNDRTMTRADNQTAAFPVSVTLVYQEQNGTSALDTRTNGDDGTSGDGSGNEGSSSGDNGTDGGTTAGSEGTATDDGSGGDGGAGGDGSDGSGDAAAGGGGANLGGIGAQLTGDVDSRTPGDISPPFPFESLVLAFLYIVPMNFVIQAYGSSMLSERLNRRGELLLVTPASRGDIIGGKTLPYFLGAMGVATAITALLRFSGIAPSGSLVAVAAVLPIAMLFLAATFCGAMFARSFKELTFVTVTITVTLTSYAFVPAIFTDVTPIALISPLTLVVMDLTGRSITLGEFAFSTLPPLFTALVLFGLGAGLYREEDMFTQRSIPLKVLDALAGQIKSRKSALKMSAILIPFVIVAELGAIAFLFVLDSVSLNVFGTNQSLGIVLVLGVVALVEELGKSLHLYAGYAHARYERTLRSALGLGALSGLGFFIAEKGLLIVRLSDLESLPIGDAAVQGATPPAGVPLWAVALLFLFAPLALHAVTAAISSLGASRGRWAYVAGVGVAVVVHFAYNLTVVSSLA; from the coding sequence ATGCGACCCGCGAAGCTGCTGCGGGTCGCGAAGTGGGAGGTGACGAAAAACGCCGGCGGTGTCGACAGGAAGACCATCGTGGTGATGGTCCTGGCTATCCTCGCGATGGGGTCGGTCGCGGCTGTCGCGGCCAGCGGGAGCGGTCCCGGACTGAACGCGGACATCTACCGCGTCGGCGTCGAGGAGTCGAACCCCTACTACGACGTCGCCAGTGAGGACCCGAGCTTCAGGGTGCAGGAACCCGACCAGGAAGCGTTCGAGCGACGTGACCAGGACCTCACCTTCTACGGGTCGAACCGACTCACCCGCCCACAGACGGAGAAACAGGCGGCCGCACTGGAGGCGCTCCGGAGCAGTACGGAGGCGTACAACGACCGGACGATGACCCGCGCCGACAACCAGACCGCGGCGTTCCCGGTCTCTGTGACGCTGGTCTATCAGGAACAGAACGGCACGAGCGCGCTGGACACTCGCACCAACGGTGATGACGGAACATCCGGCGATGGGAGCGGCAACGAAGGCTCGTCGTCCGGGGATAACGGGACCGACGGAGGGACTACAGCCGGGTCAGAGGGGACGGCGACCGACGACGGCTCCGGCGGTGACGGCGGAGCCGGCGGCGACGGGAGCGACGGCAGCGGCGACGCGGCGGCAGGTGGCGGCGGCGCGAACCTGGGTGGCATCGGCGCCCAGCTCACCGGGGACGTCGACAGCAGAACCCCCGGGGATATCTCACCCCCCTTCCCATTCGAGTCGCTCGTGCTCGCCTTCCTCTACATCGTCCCGATGAACTTCGTCATCCAGGCCTACGGCTCCTCGATGCTCTCCGAGCGGCTGAACCGCCGGGGCGAACTGTTGCTCGTGACACCGGCCTCCCGTGGGGACATCATCGGCGGGAAGACGCTGCCGTACTTCCTCGGCGCGATGGGGGTCGCGACCGCAATAACCGCGCTGCTTCGGTTTTCCGGCATCGCCCCGAGCGGAAGCCTCGTCGCGGTGGCCGCAGTCCTGCCCATCGCCATGCTCTTCCTGGCGGCGACGTTCTGTGGTGCGATGTTCGCGCGGTCGTTCAAGGAACTGACCTTCGTCACGGTCACTATCACGGTGACGCTGACCTCCTACGCGTTCGTGCCGGCCATCTTCACGGACGTGACCCCCATCGCGCTCATCTCGCCGCTGACCCTGGTCGTGATGGACCTCACCGGCCGGTCGATAACGCTGGGTGAGTTCGCCTTCTCGACGCTCCCGCCGCTGTTTACCGCGCTCGTCCTCTTTGGCCTCGGCGCGGGCCTGTACCGCGAGGAGGATATGTTCACCCAGCGTTCGATTCCGCTGAAGGTACTGGACGCCCTGGCGGGCCAGATAAAGAGCCGCAAGAGCGCGCTGAAGATGAGTGCTATTCTCATCCCCTTCGTCATCGTCGCCGAACTGGGCGCCATCGCGTTCCTGTTCGTCCTCGATTCGGTGTCGCTGAACGTCTTCGGGACGAACCAGTCGCTTGGCATCGTGCTCGTACTGGGCGTCGTCGCCCTCGTCGAAGAGCTGGGCAAGAGCCTCCACCTTTATGCCGGCTACGCCCACGCTCGCTACGAGCGGACGCTCCGGTCGGCGCTCGGACTTGGCGCACTCTCGGGCCTTGGATTTTTCATCGCCGAGAAGGGACTGCTCATCGTCCGCCTGTCGGACCTGGAGAGTCTACCCATCGGCGACGCCGCCGTCCAGGGTGCGACACCGCCCGCCGGCGTCCCGCTCTGGGCCGTGGCGCTACTGTTCCTCTTCGCCCCGCTCGCCCTGCACGCGGTGACCGCGGCCATCTCCTCGCTCGGCGCCAGTCGAGGCCGCTGGGCCTACGTCGCCGGCGTCGGAGTGGCCGTCGTCGTTCACTTCGCCTACAACCTCACGGTGGTGAGTAGCCTTGCCTGA
- a CDS encoding ABC transporter ATP-binding protein — protein sequence MIDARDLRKEYGDFVAVEGSTFSVDRGEVFGVIGPNGAGKTTTLKMLAGLLEPTGGTAEIAGMDTETTEMRQQLGFLPEESPLYEEMTPISYLQFFADLYDVPGDVAEERMHETLDELQLEHKERKLGDMSKGMKRKVAIARSLINDPDVLIYDEPASGLDPLTTNYVIEFTEQLAEDGKTIVFSAHNLFHVESICDRVAIMNEGQIVARGDLDELQAEYGETRYHVYTTVEVPDAVRENGNFRTEVESMDAVEETRTAAEEAGGQVVDIRTEESSLEEVFLNVAEAGTRGTRYVGEDGE from the coding sequence ATGATAGACGCCCGTGACCTTCGGAAGGAGTACGGCGATTTCGTCGCCGTCGAGGGGAGCACGTTCTCGGTGGACCGGGGTGAGGTGTTCGGGGTCATCGGTCCCAACGGAGCCGGGAAGACGACAACCCTGAAGATGCTCGCCGGCCTGCTCGAACCGACGGGCGGTACCGCCGAAATTGCCGGCATGGACACCGAGACGACGGAGATGCGCCAGCAACTCGGCTTTCTCCCGGAGGAGTCGCCACTGTACGAGGAGATGACGCCCATCTCCTATCTGCAGTTCTTTGCGGACCTCTACGACGTCCCCGGCGACGTGGCCGAGGAACGGATGCACGAGACTCTGGACGAACTGCAGCTCGAACACAAGGAGCGCAAGCTGGGCGATATGTCCAAGGGGATGAAACGCAAGGTGGCCATCGCCCGGTCGCTCATCAACGACCCCGACGTGCTCATCTACGACGAGCCCGCCTCGGGGCTGGACCCGCTGACGACGAACTACGTCATCGAGTTCACCGAGCAGCTAGCAGAAGACGGCAAGACCATCGTCTTCTCGGCGCACAACCTCTTTCACGTCGAGTCTATCTGCGACCGGGTCGCCATCATGAACGAGGGGCAAATCGTCGCCAGAGGGGACCTGGACGAACTTCAGGCGGAGTACGGCGAGACGCGCTATCACGTCTACACCACCGTCGAGGTGCCTGACGCAGTTCGTGAGAACGGCAACTTCCGGACGGAAGTCGAGAGCATGGACGCCGTCGAAGAAACCCGAACCGCCGCGGAGGAGGCCGGCGGGCAGGTGGTCGATATCAGGACAGAGGAGTCCAGCCTCGAAGAGGTGTTCCTCAACGTCGCCGAGGCCGGCACCCGGGGGACCCGGTACGTCGGGGAGGACGGCGAGTAG
- a CDS encoding SRPBCC family protein, translating into MPLAVGETDYAIEQTPDGRRLLVRRAVEAPVDVVWDVLTDTERWPDWGPSITAVELTARRGSSHSVRRTAVESPDRYISAGSRGRVRALGAVWLPFEITSCKNYRWTWRVARVPATGHFVETHPAGSVVGFELPPLAAGYVPVCRRACARIAALAES; encoded by the coding sequence ATGCCACTCGCAGTTGGCGAGACCGACTACGCCATCGAACAGACGCCGGATGGCCGTCGACTCCTCGTCAGACGGGCCGTCGAAGCCCCGGTCGACGTCGTCTGGGACGTGCTAACCGACACGGAGCGATGGCCCGACTGGGGCCCCTCGATAACCGCCGTCGAACTTACAGCCCGACGTGGTTCGTCTCACTCCGTTCGACGAACTGCCGTCGAGTCACCGGACCGCTACATTTCCGCCGGGAGTCGCGGTCGAGTCCGGGCGCTCGGCGCCGTCTGGCTGCCCTTCGAGATAACGTCCTGCAAGAACTACCGGTGGACGTGGAGAGTCGCCCGCGTCCCGGCCACCGGCCACTTCGTCGAGACCCACCCTGCGGGAAGTGTCGTCGGCTTCGAACTCCCACCGCTCGCCGCCGGTTACGTACCCGTCTGTCGGCGCGCGTGTGCCCGTATCGCAGCACTCGCTGAGTCGTGA
- a CDS encoding transcriptional regulator, whose translation MPHTCRNCKRTFGTELELELHLDTCSAGQLYCDECGGRFTERAATEDGWHYRCPNEDCDGSGIDDDIHQVSDARVAKQ comes from the coding sequence ATGCCCCACACCTGCCGGAACTGCAAGCGGACATTCGGGACCGAACTCGAACTCGAACTCCATCTGGACACCTGCTCGGCCGGGCAGCTGTACTGCGACGAGTGTGGCGGTCGGTTCACCGAGCGAGCGGCGACGGAGGACGGGTGGCACTATCGCTGTCCGAACGAGGACTGTGACGGCAGCGGTATCGACGACGACATTCATCAGGTATCTGACGCGCGAGTCGCGAAACAGTAG
- a CDS encoding sensor histidine kinase — MSERAAERTVVVTGAESGGIGGLPTGLAERSRLTVVTAGADGLEAELNDADALVVVDDPPGADGVETFRRVRRNDWTLPVVLVSEDVDGDRVQTALSAGVTEYLTGWSADRVEELAARIEAHVRTPALDGIVQAERWKTIVGALAHDAKNPLNVVTGRLELLDVEDTHTDAIDRSVGRVQSLLSELSTVASVAGPIEGTEPVDLAEMAERVWRDSGGSAERLRVETTATVQADPDCLRLILERLFENAVVHGDDATVTVGDAESGFYVADDGPGIPAEDRQRVFEQGYGTARDGEGYGLFVAESIATSHGWDIVAGESEAGGARFEVRAR, encoded by the coding sequence ATGAGTGAGCGGGCAGCCGAACGGACGGTCGTTGTCACAGGTGCTGAGTCGGGGGGAATCGGTGGATTACCGACGGGACTGGCCGAACGGAGTCGTCTCACCGTCGTGACCGCTGGCGCGGACGGGCTGGAGGCCGAACTGAACGATGCGGACGCGCTCGTCGTCGTCGACGACCCGCCGGGGGCAGACGGCGTGGAGACGTTTCGGCGTGTCCGTCGAAACGACTGGACGCTCCCGGTCGTGCTGGTCAGCGAAGACGTCGACGGCGACCGCGTCCAGACCGCTCTCTCGGCCGGTGTCACGGAATATCTCACGGGGTGGTCGGCAGACCGGGTCGAGGAACTGGCCGCTCGTATCGAGGCCCACGTCAGGACGCCGGCGCTGGACGGCATCGTCCAGGCCGAGCGCTGGAAGACCATCGTCGGGGCGCTCGCCCACGACGCGAAGAACCCGCTGAACGTCGTCACCGGTCGGCTCGAACTGCTCGACGTCGAGGACACACACACCGACGCTATCGACCGCTCCGTCGGGCGGGTCCAGTCGCTGCTGTCGGAGCTCTCGACGGTCGCAAGCGTGGCCGGCCCTATCGAGGGCACCGAACCCGTCGACCTCGCCGAGATGGCCGAGCGGGTGTGGCGGGACAGCGGCGGCTCGGCCGAGCGGCTCAGGGTCGAGACCACGGCGACAGTGCAGGCGGACCCCGACTGTCTCCGACTCATCCTCGAACGGCTCTTCGAGAACGCCGTCGTCCACGGCGACGACGCCACAGTCACCGTGGGTGACGCCGAGTCGGGATTCTACGTCGCCGACGACGGCCCCGGCATCCCCGCCGAGGACCGGCAACGCGTCTTCGAGCAGGGGTACGGCACAGCCCGCGATGGGGAAGGGTACGGCCTGTTCGTCGCCGAGAGCATCGCCACGTCGCACGGGTGGGATATCGTCGCGGGCGAGAGCGAGGCCGGCGGCGCCAGGTTCGAGGTCCGGGCCAGATAA